The following are encoded together in the Chanodichthys erythropterus isolate Z2021 chromosome 16, ASM2448905v1, whole genome shotgun sequence genome:
- the LOC137003754 gene encoding GRAM domain-containing protein 2B, with amino-acid sequence MKYPVADLNRYQLEIGGITAKPKSSMLRRSSDSRSFQNPDEMHPELLEHNGSVVRRYMIIEEEGLNRPDGSGSHNSFKNHNKTFHKLFPEIPETEDLEHVFSCALHKEVIYHGKMYVSHHHICFHSSVLLKETKVMIHVSSVETLKKKHTAKIVPNAIAVITNDGHKYLFVSLRNRESCFKLLLSLCPQLQTETISRKSSTENTPDMEFDRISSHSSIEENHENHMIPLNEETLSDSLTLHAIRSTSTPHDNTSRNSNTPEQHNTVVSWVTEKVRASNDRRSLNRLLLFYLILAVLLLLSSGYIGLRIVALEEQLSILGSLPEFAQQKEHQET; translated from the exons ATGAAGTACCCCGTAGCAGATCTAAACAG ATATCAGCTGGAGATTGGTGGAATCACAGCCAAGCCCAAGAGCAGCATGTTGAGAAGGTCTTCAGACAGCAGAAGCTTTCAGAATCCAGATGAGATGCATCCGGAGCTCCTGGAGCACAACGGCAGCGTCGTACGCAG ATACATGATAATCGAGGAGGAGGGTCTAAATCGGCCTGACGGATCCGGTTctcataat AGTTTCAAGAACCACAACAAAACCTTCCACAAACTCTTCCCTGAGATTCCAGAGACGGAGGATTTGGAACACG TGTTCTCCTGCGCTCTGCATAAGGAGGTGATTTACCATGGTAAGATGTACGTGTCCCATCACCACATCTGCTTCCACTCGTCTGTGTTGCTGAAGGAAACCAAG GTGATGATCCACGTGTCCAGCGTTGAAACTTTAAAGAAGAAACACACTGCTAAGATCGTTCCCAATGCGATCGCTGTCATCACCAACGACGGACACAAG TACCTGTTCGTGTCTTTGCGGAATCGAGAATCGTGTTTTAAGCTGCTCCTGTCGCTCTGTCCACAACTGCAG ACTGAGACCATCAGCAGGAAATCCTCCACAGAAAACACTCCTGATATGGAATTTGACAGA ATCTCCAGCCATTCGAGTATAGAGGAGAATCACGAGAATCACATGATTCCTTTGAACGAAGAGACTCTCAGTGACTCTCTAACGCTCCATG CAATTCGAAGTACCTCGACGCCACACGACAACACCAGCAGAAACAGCAACACGCCAGAGCAACACAACACAG TGGTCTCCTGGGTAACAGAGAAGGTCAGAGCGTCCAACGACAGGCGGAGCCTCAACAGACTCCTGCTCTTCTATCTGATCCT tgcgGTTCTTCTCCTGCTGTCGTCGGGTTACATCGGATTGCGGATCGTGGCGCTGGAGGAGCAGCTGAGCATTCTGGGATCGCTGCCGGAGTTCGCACAGCAGAAAGA GCACCAGGAAACATAA
- the sugp1 gene encoding SURP and G-patch domain-containing protein 1 isoform X1: MESNDAGRGGRKTHQKSKLNVIMRQEELIAQKKREIEAKLREQAQPKPEQNKTSSSPPSQASSSSSSSSSSSSSSSSSSSSSTSNKFVNDGSFLQQFLRMQQEKSSTDEGSLGPAPCAQNQSAAGTQAQKKSILIGKRPGLGVSSMINQFKNYSQSKKSTLLAARPSVFSSPDDEDEEEDDAHFLEVKVSPPEDGDLRLIIDKMAMFVAEGGAELEKKAMEDYRDDPVFSFLFEKNSKDYLYYRRKVAEIRRDTSAQSDVSSSVDESTRKVAEKLARFVADGGPEVEIMAAQHNRDNPAFSFLYEYQSAAHRFYKAKVDEFRQARSGCESQTSVQPVTPEQMPTAAKRKRKSRWGAEDDKVQLPSPSVISPPIAAAESSTPALSDQELSSLGYKKGKPVGLVGVTELSDDQKKQLKEQQEMQEMYDMIMKHKRAMQDMQLMWEKAIRNHQHEYDSDEELDPEAGTWEHRLRQMEMEKTREWAEQLTEMGKGKHFIGDFLPPDELEKFMETFKALKEGRDPDYSEYKEFKLTVENIGFQMLMKMGWKEGDGLGSDGQGIKNPVNRGSTAVDGAGFGVDRPAELSKSDDEYDAFRKRMMLAYRFRPNPLNNPRRPYY; this comes from the exons ATGGAGTCCAACGACGCAG GTCGTGGCGGGAGGAAGACTCATCAGAAGAGTAAGTTGAATGTGATCATGAGACAGGAGGAGCTGATCGCTCAGAAGAAGAGAGAGATCGAGGCCAAACTGAGAGAACAGGCTCAGCCGAAGCCGGAGCAGAACAAAACCAGCAG ctcTCCTCCCTCACAGGcttcttcatcatcttcatcctcttcatcttcatcatcctcctcctcctcctcctcatcatccTCCACGTCAAATAAGTTTGTGAATGACGGCAGTTTCCTGCAGCAGTTTCTGAGGATGCAGCAAGAGAAGTCCAGCACTGATGAAG GATCCCTCGGCCCCGCCCCCTGTGCTCAGAACCAATCAGCAGCCGGAACACAAGCGCAGAAGAAGAGCATTCTCATCGGGAAGCGGCCGGGTCTGGGCGTCAGCAGCATGATCAATCAGTTCAAGAACTACTCGCAGTCCAAGAAGTCGACGCTCCTCGCCGCCCGACCCAGTGTGTTCAGCTCCCCCGACGATGAAGACGAGGAGGAGGATGATGCGCACTTTCTGGAGGTCAAAG TTTCCCCCCCAGAGGACGGAGACCTGCGGCTCATCATCGACAAGATGGCCATGTTTGTGGCGGAAGGCGGTGCCGAGTTGGAgaagaaggccatggaggactACAGAGACGATCCCGTCTTCTC gttcttgtttgagaagaaCAGTAAGGACTATCTGTACTACAGGAGGAAAGTGGCTGAAATCAGAAGAGACACGTCCGCTCAGTCTGATG TCTCCTCCTCAGTGGACGAAAGCACCAGGAAGGTGGCGGAGAAACTGGCGCGCTTCGTGGCGGACGGCGGCCCGGAGGTGGAGATCATGGCTGCTCAGCACAACCGAGACAATCCTGCATTCAG TTTCCTGTACGAGTATCAGAGCGCTGCTCATCGCTTCTATAAGGCCAAAGTGGACGAGTTTCGTCAGGCCAGAAGCGGCTGTGAGTCGCAGACGTCTGTTCAGCCCGTCACGCCCGAACAAATGCCCACCGCTGccaagaggaagaggaagagcaGGTGGGGAGCTGAAGATGATAAAGTCCAGCTGCCCTCGCCGAGCGTCATCAGCCCTCCAATCGCTGCGGCCGAATCCAGCACTCCTGCACTGTCTG atcaGGAGTTGAGCAGTCTGGGATATAAGAAGGGGAAGCCGGTGGGTCTGGTGGGCGTGACGGAGCTGTCAGATGACCAGAAGAAACAACTCAAAGAACAACAGGAA atGCAGGAGATGTACGACATGATCATGAAGCACAAGCGGGCGATGCAGGACATGCAGCTGATGTGGGAGAAAGCCATCAGGAACCACCAGCACGAGTACGACAGCGACGAAGAGCTGGATCCCGAGGCCGGAACCTGGGAACATCGACTCCGACAGATGGAGATGGAGAAGaccagag AGTGGGCGGAGCAGCTGACTGAGATGGGCAAAGGGAAGCATTTCATTGGTGACTTCCTGCCACCTGATGAGCTGGAGAAGTTCATGGAGACGTTCAAAGCTCTGAAG GAGGGCAGAGACCCGGATTACTCCGAGTACAAGGAGTTCAAGCTGACGGTGGAGAACATCGGTTTCCAGATGCTGATGAAAATGGGCTGGAAAGAAGGCGATGGTCTGGGGTCTGATGGTCAGGGCATCAAAAACCCCGTCAAcag aGGCTCCACAGCGGTGGACGGCGCAGGGTTCGGTGTGGACCGACCCGCTGAACTCAGCAAGAGTGACGATGAGTATGATGCTTTCCGTAAGCGAATGATGCTGGCGTATCGCTTCAGACCGAACCCTCTG AACAATCCCAGGAGGCCGTACTACTGA
- the sugp1 gene encoding SURP and G-patch domain-containing protein 1 isoform X2, which yields MESNDAGRGGRKTHQKSKLNVIMRQEELIAQKKREIEAKLREQAQPKPEQNKTSSSPPSQASSSSSSSSSSSSSSSSSSSSSTSNKFVNDGSFLQQFLRMQQEKSSTDEGSLGPAPCAQNQSAAGTQAQKKSILIGKRPGLGVSSMINQFKNYSQSKKSTLLAARPSVFSSPDDEDEEEDDAHFLEVKVSPPEDGDLRLIIDKMAMFVAEGGAELEKKAMEDYRDDPVFSFLFEKNSKDYLYYRRKVAEIRRDTSAQSDVDESTRKVAEKLARFVADGGPEVEIMAAQHNRDNPAFSFLYEYQSAAHRFYKAKVDEFRQARSGCESQTSVQPVTPEQMPTAAKRKRKSRWGAEDDKVQLPSPSVISPPIAAAESSTPALSDQELSSLGYKKGKPVGLVGVTELSDDQKKQLKEQQEMQEMYDMIMKHKRAMQDMQLMWEKAIRNHQHEYDSDEELDPEAGTWEHRLRQMEMEKTREWAEQLTEMGKGKHFIGDFLPPDELEKFMETFKALKEGRDPDYSEYKEFKLTVENIGFQMLMKMGWKEGDGLGSDGQGIKNPVNRGSTAVDGAGFGVDRPAELSKSDDEYDAFRKRMMLAYRFRPNPLNNPRRPYY from the exons ATGGAGTCCAACGACGCAG GTCGTGGCGGGAGGAAGACTCATCAGAAGAGTAAGTTGAATGTGATCATGAGACAGGAGGAGCTGATCGCTCAGAAGAAGAGAGAGATCGAGGCCAAACTGAGAGAACAGGCTCAGCCGAAGCCGGAGCAGAACAAAACCAGCAG ctcTCCTCCCTCACAGGcttcttcatcatcttcatcctcttcatcttcatcatcctcctcctcctcctcctcatcatccTCCACGTCAAATAAGTTTGTGAATGACGGCAGTTTCCTGCAGCAGTTTCTGAGGATGCAGCAAGAGAAGTCCAGCACTGATGAAG GATCCCTCGGCCCCGCCCCCTGTGCTCAGAACCAATCAGCAGCCGGAACACAAGCGCAGAAGAAGAGCATTCTCATCGGGAAGCGGCCGGGTCTGGGCGTCAGCAGCATGATCAATCAGTTCAAGAACTACTCGCAGTCCAAGAAGTCGACGCTCCTCGCCGCCCGACCCAGTGTGTTCAGCTCCCCCGACGATGAAGACGAGGAGGAGGATGATGCGCACTTTCTGGAGGTCAAAG TTTCCCCCCCAGAGGACGGAGACCTGCGGCTCATCATCGACAAGATGGCCATGTTTGTGGCGGAAGGCGGTGCCGAGTTGGAgaagaaggccatggaggactACAGAGACGATCCCGTCTTCTC gttcttgtttgagaagaaCAGTAAGGACTATCTGTACTACAGGAGGAAAGTGGCTGAAATCAGAAGAGACACGTCCGCTCAGTCTGATG TGGACGAAAGCACCAGGAAGGTGGCGGAGAAACTGGCGCGCTTCGTGGCGGACGGCGGCCCGGAGGTGGAGATCATGGCTGCTCAGCACAACCGAGACAATCCTGCATTCAG TTTCCTGTACGAGTATCAGAGCGCTGCTCATCGCTTCTATAAGGCCAAAGTGGACGAGTTTCGTCAGGCCAGAAGCGGCTGTGAGTCGCAGACGTCTGTTCAGCCCGTCACGCCCGAACAAATGCCCACCGCTGccaagaggaagaggaagagcaGGTGGGGAGCTGAAGATGATAAAGTCCAGCTGCCCTCGCCGAGCGTCATCAGCCCTCCAATCGCTGCGGCCGAATCCAGCACTCCTGCACTGTCTG atcaGGAGTTGAGCAGTCTGGGATATAAGAAGGGGAAGCCGGTGGGTCTGGTGGGCGTGACGGAGCTGTCAGATGACCAGAAGAAACAACTCAAAGAACAACAGGAA atGCAGGAGATGTACGACATGATCATGAAGCACAAGCGGGCGATGCAGGACATGCAGCTGATGTGGGAGAAAGCCATCAGGAACCACCAGCACGAGTACGACAGCGACGAAGAGCTGGATCCCGAGGCCGGAACCTGGGAACATCGACTCCGACAGATGGAGATGGAGAAGaccagag AGTGGGCGGAGCAGCTGACTGAGATGGGCAAAGGGAAGCATTTCATTGGTGACTTCCTGCCACCTGATGAGCTGGAGAAGTTCATGGAGACGTTCAAAGCTCTGAAG GAGGGCAGAGACCCGGATTACTCCGAGTACAAGGAGTTCAAGCTGACGGTGGAGAACATCGGTTTCCAGATGCTGATGAAAATGGGCTGGAAAGAAGGCGATGGTCTGGGGTCTGATGGTCAGGGCATCAAAAACCCCGTCAAcag aGGCTCCACAGCGGTGGACGGCGCAGGGTTCGGTGTGGACCGACCCGCTGAACTCAGCAAGAGTGACGATGAGTATGATGCTTTCCGTAAGCGAATGATGCTGGCGTATCGCTTCAGACCGAACCCTCTG AACAATCCCAGGAGGCCGTACTACTGA